The Flavobacterium sp. K5-23 genome segment GCTGGAGCTATTTTCCAAGCTAGCATTAACATTGGGAAGTTCCAAGGAATGATTTCACCAACTACTCCAATAGGTTCGTGCAATACGATACTTACTGTGTTTTTATCATGCTCCGAAATACTTCCTTCATCTGCACGAATTACACCTGCAAAATAACGGAAGTGATCAATACAATAAGGAATATCTGCTGCACGAGACTCACGGATTGGTTTACCGTTGTCGATTGTTTCTAATGTTGCTAAGTATTCGAAGTTGTCTTCCATTACTTGAGCAATTTTCAATAAAGCATTACTACGTTCTGTAGCTGAAGAAGTACTCCAAGATGGGAACGCTTCGTGAGCTGCATCAAGTGCAAGATCAACATCTTCTTGTGTTGAACGAGCTGCTTGAGTAAATACTTTTCCGTCTACTGGAGATACATTGTCAAAATATTGTCCTTTTACAGGAGCTACGAACTTACCGCCAATAAAGTTCCCGTATCTTTCTTTGAATACAGGTTTTGTTACATTTGCCATAATTATTTATTTAAAATTATAAAAGTGTAATTATTATTAAAATCCTTTGTTTTAATTACACTGCAAATGTATGGCGAGAGCCGAGTTCCGAAGTTATTGATTTAGTTCAAAAACTTATGAAAACAGTTCAACGTTGTTTTTGGTAGATTTTTTAATTTAAATACTACGCATAACTATCTCGTAATCAATAATATGCATTAATTAGAAATATCTGTTGGACTTGTTCCGAACTTATTTTTAAAGGCTATACTAAAGTTGGACAAGTTGTTATAACCAATATCGAGATAGATATCTGAAGCTTTCAGTTCTCCCTTTTGTAATAATTCTTTTGCTCTTTGTAGTCTTTTGTCTTGCAGCCACTTTCCAGGAGGCTCACTATATTCATGAGCGAAGTAACGTTTGAATGTTGACAGACTCATATTACATAGAAAGGCTATTTCTTCCAATTTTAGATTAGAGTACACATTGCTTTCTACTATATTTTTAAAAGGAGAAACCTCTTTAGATATAAGCGAGTGTAAATAAAACTCGAATTTATCGCCATATTTATTTAAGAGATAAAGCATGATCTCTTCAAATTTCAAAGATAACAAGGCATCGCTATAACTATGATTTGTATAAGTATTAGAAGATAAGGAGTCGATAAAAGCGGCAATATATTGGTCATTTTCAATAACAAAATAAGGAACTTCCTCTTTATGAGGCTTGATATTGTTAGTGTATTTACTTAAAAAATCGATTAGCTTTTTTTCTGAAAAAAAGAATAGTTTACAATAATAAATAGCTTCTGTATCTAATAACTCAGTCCACAGCCAATTTCCTTTTTTTAATAACAAGGATTGTTTGCTATTTACGGCCATGGAAGTATCAGCGAAATGAACTTGCTTTTTTCCCACTTGAAGAAAGCTAAACATATTCATACTTAGATTGACTTTGCTTTTTACAACATCGCTAGTCATCTTAAAATCATAAACAAATATGTCTTGAGGTGTATTCTTGTTCTGAAAATAAATTTCAGGAATGTTTTCTATTGGCATATTTTTTTTTCGTAAAAAGATAAATTATAATTACTAAAACTGATACACTAAAGCTTTTGGTTTGTTTACTAAGTTACGATATAGTTTCACAATTTTGTTTCAAGATGTAATCTAACAAAACGAGCTTTTTTATAAAAGCCTAATATTCAATTTTACCTACAGTTCGCATCACACGAACAATTTTGGATTTTCGATTGTTGATATAAGATGAAGAACCGGTTGCTTTATATTTTCGGGGGCTAGGTAGTATTGCAGCAATTCCGGCAGCCTGGATAGGTGTCAAATTAGCGGCATCTTTTCTATACCAATGTTCAGCTGCTGCCTGTGCGCCATAAACACCGTCGCCCATCTCTATACTATTAAGGTACACTTCCATAATGCGTTCTTTACCCCAAACAAGTTCAATTAGCACAGTGAAATACGCTTCGAGTCCTTTTCTAACATAACTTCTACCCTGCCAAAGAAATACATTTTTGGCGGTTTGCTGTGAAATGGTACTACCTCCTTTTATTTTACGTCCTCTTGAATTTCCTTTAAATGCCTTTTGCATAGCCGTAAAGTCAAAACCGTTGTGTCTTAAAAAAGTTCCATCTTCACTAGCAATGACGGCCTTTTGTAAATTCACGGAAATATTTTCCAAAGGTTCCCAATCGTGATTAAAATAAACTTCTTTCCCTGCAGATTTATTCTCTATCGCTCTAATCACCATTAATGGGGTGAATGGAACGGGTACAAATTTGAAAAGGACCACAAAAAACAAAGAGATTCCGAAGAACCACAATAACATTTTTAATAAAAAACGGCTTATTCTATTCATAGATGATGTTGTTTCTTTTTTGGGTGTTTTTTTATTTTTCTTAGGTACTACTTTGGTTGCCATTATATTAAATCTGCTAATTCTGTTCCAATTAAACTTCCTATTGCCACTCCCATTCCACCTAATCTGACACCGCAATATACGTTTTCAGATAATTGAGAAACAATAGGGCTCTTACTTTCTCCAATTCCCATAATTCCGCTCCAACGATGCTCTATTTTGAAATCATTGTTTGGCAAAATTACTTCTTTTAATAGTTGTTCCAATTTATTTTGAATCAATTCTGTTTGAGCAAAGGCGGTTGTGGTCTCCGCATCAAAATCTAGATTTCTACCACCTCCTAATAATATCCTGTCTCCAATGTTTCTAAAATAATAATACCCTCGATCCAGATGAAATGTGCCTTTGATATTGAGATCTTTAATAGGTTCGGTTATTAACACCTGCGCTCTGGCAGGTTTTACAGCACCGTTTGTCAATGTATTTGCAAATCCATTTGTTGCAAAGAAAACTTTTTTAGTTTTAAAACTGAAATCATCCAGTACAATCTCAACATTTTCACCTTTATCTAAAAAAGAAGTTACCGTTTGTTGATTTAAAATCAGAATATTTTCGGATACAGCCTGTTTCAAGAGTGCCTGCATCATATTACCGGTGTCGATTTGTGCTTCAAAAGGATTAAAAACCATATGTTCCTTAATCCCGTTAAACCCAAAACGGTCCGTTTCTTTGGCAAACACATCCGCTTTAAAAAGAGGTTTTAACAATTCATTTATATAAGGTAATTTATTAACGCAGTCATTAAAACAACTCTCGTCTTCCTTTAAAAACAATTCGTAACCTCCATAAGATTTAAAATCTATTGTCGCGTCTCCTAATCTTTTCCTTAATAACTGCAATCCCTTCCATCGTTTTTGAACGAGATTAAAAACCTCATCTTCAGAATGGGAATTTAAATCGTCTATAATTTCAGAAATACTTCCAAAACAGGCAAAACCGGCATTTTTTGTACTGGCTCCATGAGGCAACATCCCTTTCTCAAGAACTAAAATTTTACTGGCAGGGAATTTTTCGCGTAAGCGCAATGCTGCGTGCAAGCCAACTATTCCACTACCTACAATTGTATAATCGATATTTGTAAACCAATTCTTTAATTCCCAATAACTTAATTGCATTTGATATTTTTTTATAAAAATAATAAATAACTCCTATGAATAAAAGCAAAACATAACAGAAAACCAGAAACGACATTATTGACAAATAAATTATGTAAAAACTAATGTTTTATGAACTTAATAAATACTTTTTAATTTTTTTATGCGAATAATCTAAGAATTCTTCATTCCTATATATATTTTTTTATATTTGCTTTTATAACCCAAATCTCATAAAATGATAAAAAAATTACTCTCGATTGCATTAATTGCAGTCACCAGTACCTCCTTTGCCCAGGGAGGAGATTTCTGGAAGTCATCTACTCAAAAAAGCGGGTCCACCGTTTTTGAAAACAAAAAACAACTAAAACAAACCAGCTTATTCGACCTTGACATCAACGGTTTAAAGAAAGCATTGGCTAATTCTCCAAAAAGAAATGCGCTTTCTGGAAAATCAAGTGTAGTTGTATCTTTTCCAAACGGGGAAGGGAAATTAGAAAATTTCAGGATTGTTGAATCTTCTAATATGGATCCTGTATTAGCAGCTAAATACCCTGAAATCAAATCTTACGTTGGTCAAGGAATTGAGAACCCAACGGCAACGATTCATTTCAGTTTGTCTCCTCTTGGTTTACAAACGATGTCAATTAACGCTGACCAATCGGCTGTTTTTATCGAACCTTACTCAACTGATTTAAGCACTTATACTGTTTATAAAAAATCAGATAAAGCGGCCTCACTTTCAAAATTTGATTGTACTGTAATTGACAATGCAAAAAAAGACTTAAACACAGCTACTTTAAGACCAAATGCTGATGACGGAAACTTAAGAACTTTCAAATTAGCTATGTCGGTTACAGGTGAATACACCGCTTATTTTGGAGGTACAAAAGCATTAGCCCTTGCAGGTATCAACAATACTATGACACGTGTAAATGCTATTTTCGAAAAAGATTTTGGGGTTCATATGAATCTTATTGCTAATAATGATTTAGTTATTTACACTAGTGCTTCAACAGATCCATACTCAGCTTCTTCTTCAAAAGCAAACTGGAACCAACAATTACAAACTACTTTAACAAATGTTATTGGAAATGCAAATTATGATGTTGGTCACCTTTTTGGTGGTGATGGTGGAGGTGGTAATGCTGGATGCATCGGATGTGTATGTAAAAACCCAACAACGAGTGTTCCTTTAGGAAAAGGAAGTGGATACACTTCTCCCGGTGATGGTATTCCACAAGGAGACAACTTTGATGTTGATTATGTAGCACATGAATTAGGGCACCAATTTGGGGCTAATCATACGTTTACACATTCTAATCAAGTAGTGGTAGCTCAGGTTGAACCTGGAAGCGGATCAACTATTATGGGGTATGCTGGAATTACGGGTGCTACAGATGTTCAAGCGCATAGCGATGCTTTCTTTCATGCTATAAGCATTGAGCAAGTAACAAATTATGTAAAAAGCACAACTTGCCAAACTACTACCTTAACAGGAAACGCAGTTCCAACAGTAAATGCGGGACTTGACTACACTATACCAAAAGGAACTCCTTTTATGTTAACAGGAGTAGCTACAGATGCCAATGGTAATGTACTAACTTATGACTGGGAACAAATGAATACGGGAACATCGTCAACCACTTACCCAAGTGTTACAGCGACTTCAGGACCTGCGTTTAGATCATTTGTACCATCAGCTTCACCAACACGTTATTTCCCTCAGTTATCCACTGTTCAAACAGGAGCTACTTCATGGAAATGGGAAGCAGTGCCAAATGTGGCAAGAACAATGAACTTTAGACTGACTGTTCGTGACAATCACGCTGGCGGACCTGCAAATAATAGTGATGACGCAATAGTAACAGTAAATACTACGGCAGGACCTTTCACTGTCGATTCTCCTAATACAGCCGTTTCTTATGTTGGTGGTTCGACTCAGACAATAGCATGGAATGTTGCAGGAACAACTGCAAATGGTGTAAACGCTGCCAATGTAGATATCCTACTATCTACTGACGGAGGAAACACCTATCCGATTATCATAGCTGCTGCAACTCCAAATGATGGAACACAAGCCGTAACCATTCCTAATATTGCTGGAACACAAAACAGAATCATGGTAAAAGGAACTAATCATATTTTCTTTGATATTTCTAATACTGATTTTACGATTACTGGAGGAATAATTGATAATACTGCCCCTACAACACCTACTGCTTTATCAGCATCAGGAACAACAGAGACTACAACAAATTTATCATGGAACGCTTCTACTGATGATGTAGCCGTAACAGGATACGATGTATATCGAGGGACTACTTTAATGGCTACAGTAACAACTACTACTTATAATGTAACTGGTTTGACTGCCTCTACAGCTTATACTTTTTCAGTTAAGGCTAAAGATGCTGCAGGAAACATTTCTGCTTCCAGTAATGTAATAAACGTTACAACTGCTGCTCCTTTTGTAGATACAATTGCTCCTACAGCTCCATCTTCATTGGCCGCTTCAGGAACTACTACTACAACAACTAATTTAACCTGGACAGCATCTACAGATAATGTAGGAGTAACAGATTATGATGTATATCAAGGAACAACTTTAATAGCTACAGTAAACACTACTACTTACAATGTAAGCGGATTGACTGCTGCTACAGCATATTCTTTCTCTGTTAAAGCAAAAGATGCTGCTGGAAATATTTCTGCGTCTAGTAATGTTGCAAACGTTACAACTCCAGCGGTAGTTTTATCTTATTGTGATTCGAAAGGAAATAGCGTAAATGATGAATATATTGGAAAAGTACAATTTGGCACAATAAACAATCCTTCTGCCGGCGGAACAGGTTATAGCGATTTTACCGCTATTGGAACTGATGTGACAATTGGTACTTCTAACACTATTACGATCACACCTACTTGGACAGGGTCAGTTTATAGCGAAGGATATGCCGTTTGGATTGATTACAATCAAGATGGAGATTTTGATGATGCAGGAGAACTAGTTTGGTCAAAAGCGGCATCAACCACTAACCCGGTTTCTGGAACTATTACGATCCCAGCTTCGGCTACGACCGGAGCAACAAGGATGAGAGTTTCAATGAAATACAACGGAATCCCTTCTTCTTGTGAAACATTTTCTTATGGTCAGGTGGAAGATTATACGGTAACAATTGTTGCAGAAATAGTTGACACAACTGCCCCGACAGCACCATCAGCTTTAGCAGCTTCTGGTACTACTGAAACTACTACTAATTTATCTTGGACAGCTTCTACAGATAATATTGCTGTAGTTGCATACGATGTTTACATAGGAACAACTATACTAGGCACTGTAACGACTACATCCGCTAATGTCACTGGATTAAATCCTGGTACAGCATACTCATTCTCAGTAAAAGCAAAAGATGAGGCAGGGAATGTTTCTGCTTCAAGTAATGTAGTTAATGTTACAACTTTAACTCCTTTCGTTGATACAATTGCTCCAACAGCACCAACAACATTGACAGCTTCAGGAACTACAACGACAACGACAAACCTATCTTGGAATGCATCAACAGATAATGTTGGCGTAACAGCTTACGATGTGTATCAAGGAAGCACATTAAAAGCAACCGTAACAACTACATCTTATAATGTTACTGGATTATCTTCTGCTACCGCTTATACTTTTTCTGTAAAAGCAAAAGATGAGGCAGGAAATATCTCTGCTTCAAGTAATGTGGTAAATGTTACAACTTTATCTGCAACGCTTACATATTGTGCTTCACAAGGAAACAGTGTAGCAGATGAGAAAATTGGCAAAGTAGTTTTTGGGTCAATAAACAATACTTCAACTGGAGGAACAGGTTATACTGATTTCACTAGTAAGTCTACTAATGTAACTATTGGAACGTCTAATACAATTACCATTACACCGGATTGGACAGGTACTAAATACAAAGAAGGATATGCTGTTTGGATTGATTACAATCAGGACGGAGATTTTAATGACGCTGGCGAATTAGTTTGGTCTAAAGCAGCATCTACAACAACTCCGGTTTCAGGTTCGTTCACCATTCCTGCAAATGCTAAGTTAGGTACAACAAGAATGAGAGTCTCAATGAAATACAATGGGATTCCTACCGCTTGCGAAACGTTCTCTTATGGTCAAGTAGAAGATTATACTGTAAACATTACTTCTGTTTCTAAAGAAACTGAAACTTCAAGAAGTAGTATTTCAGATATTAAAGTATACCCTAACCCTACATCTTCTCTATTGAACGTAACTTCAGTTTCTGAAAATGCAACATACAGAGTTTACAATATGCTTGGACAAACGGTTATGAACGGTAAATTATCAAATGGATCAGTTGACGTTTCTATCATTAATGAAGGAAACTACATTTTAGAAGTAACCGACAAGGGTACATCTACAGTAAAACGTTTTATCAAAAAATAATTAAAACCAAGACTTAGTTTTCCTTCTTATGTAAAGAAGAATTTTCTAAGAATCATTAATACTAAAAGCTACCTCAATTGAGGTAGCTTTTTTTTTGGAATAAAATCAGTACTTTTAAGGTCTTGAAAAAATAATTTTATTTATGAAAAAACTACTTTTTACAACCCTAACTATGATGAGTTTAAGCGCTATTGGCCAAAATGTAATGTCGCCAGAAACCCTTTGGGAACTAGGCCGAGTTGCTCCATTAGGCATTTCTAAAGACGGAAAGAACATTGTTTACAAAGTAACCATCCCTTCGATTGAAGAAAACAAATCTAATTCTAAAACGTATACCATACCGGTTAACGGAGGAAATCCTACAGAAGTTGCCGAAACTAAAGATTTACTTAAAGACAAAAACATTTCCCCAGACGGGAAATACATAGTCTATAATGAAGAGGTAAAAATAAACAAGGTACACGGAAAAGATTTCTATCCTGAATTGGAAAAATCGGATGTACAAATCTATGACGGACTGGACTATCGCCACTGGGACACTTGGAACGAAGGTAAATTCAATCACGTTTTATACAAGGAAAACGTAGATGGTTCTGTAGGCACTGACATTATGGGTAATGAACCTTTTGACAGCCCACAAAAACCTTTCGGTGGTGACGAAGACTACATTTGGTCGCCGGGAAGCAAAAGTATTTTTTATGTTTCGAAGAAAAAAGCAGGAACACAATATGCTATTTCCACAAATACCAACATCTACGAATACAGCTTAGAAACTGGAAAAACAATTAATAGAACCGAAGATAATCTAGGCTACGATATGGCGCCACAATTTTCTCCTTCAGGAAATTTATCTTGGCTGCAAATGAAAAGAGATGGATATGAAGCAGATAAAAATGACATTATTGTTGATTTCAAAGGAATAAAAATGAACCTGACTGCTAATTGGGACGGTACAGCGGATAGTTTCTTATGGAGTAAAGACAGTGATAAAATTTATTTCATTGCTCCAGTTGACGGTACAAAACAGTTATTTGAAGTTAATTTTCCGGGACTTACAAGAATTGCAATAAATGTACACCAAATTACCAACGGGGATTTTGACGTGAATGATATAGTTGGGTTTTCAGGCAACAAAATTATAGTTACTCGTGCGGATATGAACCACGCATCAGAAATATTTTCATTCGACTTGAAGAAAAAAAGCTGGAAACAAATATCAAACGTAAATACAACAACCTACGATTCTTTGGCGTTAAGCAAAACCGTAAGAAGATATGTAACTACAACTGACGGAAAAAAAATGTTAGTTTGGGTTATTCTTCCTCCAAATTTTGATGCTACAAAAAAATACCCAACCCTTTTATATTGTCAAGGCGGACCACAAAGTGCTTTGACACAATTTTATTCTTTCCGTTGGAATTTCCAATTAATGGCTGCCAATGGCTATATTGTTGTTGCGCCTAATCGTCGTGGAATGCCAGGACATGGTGTAGAATGGAATGAACAAATAAGCAAAGATTGGGGCGGACAGGTAATGGACGATTACCTTTCGGCAATTGATGACGTTTCTAAAGAAAGTTACGTAGACAAATCCAGACTTGGATGTGTTGGGGCTAGTTATGGAGGATATTCTGTGTTTTATTTAGCGGGAATCCACAACAACCGATTCAAAACTTTTATTGCTCATGATGGTGTTTTCAACACACAAAGCATGTTTGGAACTACTGAGGAAGTGTTCTTTAACAACTGGGACTTTGGAGGTGCTTATTGGGAAAAAGACAATGCTGTAGCACAAAAAACGTATACTACATTCAACCCCGTAAATTTAGTGGAGAAATGGAGCAAACCCATTTTAATCATTCAAGGAGGAAAAGATTTCCGTGTTCCAATAGGTCAAGGTCAAGAAGCTTTTCAGGCTGCTCAATTACGTGGGCTTAAAAGCAAATTTATTTATTTTCCAGAAGAGAATCATTGGGTTTTAAAACCTCAAAACGCTCAGGTATGGCAAAGAGAATTTTTTAATTGGTTGAAAGAAACCCTATAATAAAGCGCTATACTGTTAAAGTTAGTTTCTACTGTAACAATACCGGCTTTTTACCAACAAATAATAAACATCTAATATTAAAATATGTATAATTTTCCAATCAAAAGTATATTTATTGCTACTTCGTTTCTGCTAGGAATGAATAGCATTTCAGCACAAGACGGTCTTGTGAATTCTCTAAAAGTAAATGCAAGCGAAAAAAGCAAAGAAAGCTTTAAATTTACTGATGTTATCAATCTTGCCAATACATCTATAAAAAACCAAGGTTCATCGGGAACTTGCTGGAGTTACTCGGCTAATTCTTATTTAGAATCAGAGATGATCCGTTTAGGAAAACAACCTGTAGAATTATCTCAAGTATTCTCGGCTCGTAATGCTTATGTTGAAAAAGGTAAAAACTATGTTCGTATGCATGGCGCTGTAACTCTTGGTGACGGTGGAGAATTACACGATGTAACCAATATGTACAGAAAGTACGGAGCTGTACCTCAAGAAGTATATACTGGATTAAATTACGGAACAGATAAAAACAAATTTGCTGAAATGGCAGGTATCACAGAAGCATTATTAGCTGCAGTTGTTAAAAATCCAAATGGTCAACTTACCCCAAACTGGGAAAAAGCCTATGCAGCAGTTATAGACTCTTACCTTGGCGAAGTGCCGAAAAACTTCAACTATAAAGGAAAAAATTACACTCCTCAATCTTTTGCAAAAGAAGTAGTAGGTATTAATCCTGATGAATATGTTGAGTTTGCTTCTTATTCTACTGAGCCTTATTACACAAAAACAATGATGATGGTTCCTGACAACTGGTCATTTGATTTAGTTTACAATGTGAAAATGAATGATATGACAACCATTATTGATAACGCAATTAAAAATGGATACACAGTGGCTTGGGCTTCTGACGTTAGTGAAAAAAGTTTTAGCTGGAAAAACGGTGTTGCATATATTCCAACAAAAAAGATTGATGATATGTCAACTGAGGAAAAAGAAAATATGTTCAATGGCCCTAAACCAGAGTTAGAAATAACAGAAGAGATGCGTCAAAAAGCATTTGACAATTACGAAACTACTGATGATCACGCAATGCATATTGTAGGAATAGCAAAAGATCAAACTGGCAAAGAATACTACATCGTTAAAAACTCTTGGGGAGCTACAAATGATTACAAAGGATATTTATACGTAAGCAAGAATTTTGTAAAATACAAAACGACATCGTTTATGGTAAACAAAGGAGGAATCCCAAGTGAAATTGCTAAAAAACTAGGAGTATAATTGAGCTTAAATGACAATTCTCGAAATAAAATTTTAGAAATAAAATTTTAGAATAGGCACAAAAAAACCTCGCTTTATAAGCGAGGTTTTTTTTATCTCTTCGACTACTTAGTCTAGATCATTCATTTTAAATGTATCCATAAAAGCAGTTGTGTAATCTCCTGAAATATAACGAGGATCATCCATTAACTGTCTATGGAAAGGAATTGTTGTTTTGATACCTTCAATAACAAATTCGTCCAAAGCTCTTCTCATCTTACTAATTGCTTCTTCACGTGTTTGTGCAGTAGTAATTAATTTAGCGATCATAGAGTCATAGTTAGGCGGAATTGTATATCCTGAATAAACATGCGTATCTAAACGGATACCATGTCCTCCTGGCAAATGAAGAGTAGTGATTTTTCCTGGTGAAGGGCGGAAATCATTATAAGGATCTTCGGCATTGATACGACATTCAATAGCATGCAATTGAGGTAAATAATTTTTACCTGAAATTGGCACACCAGCCGCAACAAGGATTTGCTCTCTAATCAAGTCATAATCTATTACTTGTTCGGTAATAGGATGCTCAACTTGAATACGAGTATTCATTTCCATAAAGTAGAAATTACGGTGTTTATCAACCAAAAATTCTACCGTACCTGCACCTTCATATTTAATAAACTCAGCTGCTTTTACAGCGGCATCACCCATTTTTTGACGTAATTCATCAGTCATGAATGGAGAAGGAGTTTCTTCAGTCAGTTTTTGATGACGTCTTTGTACAGAACAATCTCTTTCAGAAAGGTGACAAGCTTTACCGTATGAATCACCAACTACCTGGATTTCAATATGACGTGGCTCTTCAATTAATTTTTCAAGATACATCCCGTCATTACCAAAGGCAGCAGCAGATTCTTGACGAGCGCTTTCCCATGATTTCAACAAGTCTTCTTCTTTCATTACAGCACGCATTCCTTTACCTCCACCACCAGCAGTGGCTTTTAGCATTACAGGATATCCAAATTCTTTTGCAATTTGCTGAGCCTGTTCGAATGATTCCAAAATACCTTCAGAACCTGGTACACATGGCACACCTGCTTCTTTCATAGTGGCTTTAGCCGAAGCTTTATCCCCCATTCTGTCAATCATTTCTGGAGAAGCACCAATAAATTTAATTCCGTGTTCTTGACATATTTTTGAAAATTTAGAATTTTCAGAAAGAAATCCGTAACCTGGATGAATTGCATCTGCATTAGTAATTTCTGCAGCAGCAATTATATTTGACATTTTCAAATAGGACAAATTACTGGGAGGTGGTCCAATACAAACCGCTTCGTCAGCAAACCTAACATGTAAACTCTCTGCATCCGCAGTAGAATAAACAGCTACCGTTTTTATGCCCATTTCTTTGCAAGTTCTGATTACGCGAAGCGCAATTTCTCCCCTATTTGCAATTAATATTTTTTTAAACATCTTTTTTTAAATTTTAAATTATGAATTTTAAATTTTAAATTATTTCAAATGAAAAAAAGGAATTGTCATTCGAAACTTATAATTTAAAATTAATTAAGATGGATCAACTAAGAATAATGGTTGGTCGAATTCTACTGGCGACATATCGTCAACCAATATTTTTACGATTTTTCCAGAAATCTCTGATTCAATTTCGTTAAATAACTTCATTGCTTCAATTACACAAAGAACATCACCTTTAGAAATAGTATTCCCTACTTCAACAAACATAGGCTTGTCTGGTGCTGATTTTCTATAAAATGTTCCGATAATTGGAGATTTTACAATAATAAATTTAGACTCTTCTTCAACTGGAGCTGGAGCAGCAGCAACTGGAGCAACCGGCTGAGGAGCCACTGCGTGTTGAAGCATATTTTGTGCTGGCAT includes the following:
- a CDS encoding AraC family transcriptional regulator; amino-acid sequence: MPIENIPEIYFQNKNTPQDIFVYDFKMTSDVVKSKVNLSMNMFSFLQVGKKQVHFADTSMAVNSKQSLLLKKGNWLWTELLDTEAIYYCKLFFFSEKKLIDFLSKYTNNIKPHKEEVPYFVIENDQYIAAFIDSLSSNTYTNHSYSDALLSLKFEEIMLYLLNKYGDKFEFYLHSLISKEVSPFKNIVESNVYSNLKLEEIAFLCNMSLSTFKRYFAHEYSEPPGKWLQDKRLQRAKELLQKGELKASDIYLDIGYNNLSNFSIAFKNKFGTSPTDISN
- the mtgA gene encoding monofunctional biosynthetic peptidoglycan transglycosylase; protein product: MATKVVPKKNKKTPKKETTSSMNRISRFLLKMLLWFFGISLFFVVLFKFVPVPFTPLMVIRAIENKSAGKEVYFNHDWEPLENISVNLQKAVIASEDGTFLRHNGFDFTAMQKAFKGNSRGRKIKGGSTISQQTAKNVFLWQGRSYVRKGLEAYFTVLIELVWGKERIMEVYLNSIEMGDGVYGAQAAAEHWYRKDAANLTPIQAAGIAAILPSPRKYKATGSSSYINNRKSKIVRVMRTVGKIEY
- a CDS encoding FAD-binding oxidoreductase; this translates as MQLSYWELKNWFTNIDYTIVGSGIVGLHAALRLREKFPASKILVLEKGMLPHGASTKNAGFACFGSISEIIDDLNSHSEDEVFNLVQKRWKGLQLLRKRLGDATIDFKSYGGYELFLKEDESCFNDCVNKLPYINELLKPLFKADVFAKETDRFGFNGIKEHMVFNPFEAQIDTGNMMQALLKQAVSENILILNQQTVTSFLDKGENVEIVLDDFSFKTKKVFFATNGFANTLTNGAVKPARAQVLITEPIKDLNIKGTFHLDRGYYYFRNIGDRILLGGGRNLDFDAETTTAFAQTELIQNKLEQLLKEVILPNNDFKIEHRWSGIMGIGESKSPIVSQLSENVYCGVRLGGMGVAIGSLIGTELADLI
- a CDS encoding GEVED domain-containing protein, producing the protein MIKKLLSIALIAVTSTSFAQGGDFWKSSTQKSGSTVFENKKQLKQTSLFDLDINGLKKALANSPKRNALSGKSSVVVSFPNGEGKLENFRIVESSNMDPVLAAKYPEIKSYVGQGIENPTATIHFSLSPLGLQTMSINADQSAVFIEPYSTDLSTYTVYKKSDKAASLSKFDCTVIDNAKKDLNTATLRPNADDGNLRTFKLAMSVTGEYTAYFGGTKALALAGINNTMTRVNAIFEKDFGVHMNLIANNDLVIYTSASTDPYSASSSKANWNQQLQTTLTNVIGNANYDVGHLFGGDGGGGNAGCIGCVCKNPTTSVPLGKGSGYTSPGDGIPQGDNFDVDYVAHELGHQFGANHTFTHSNQVVVAQVEPGSGSTIMGYAGITGATDVQAHSDAFFHAISIEQVTNYVKSTTCQTTTLTGNAVPTVNAGLDYTIPKGTPFMLTGVATDANGNVLTYDWEQMNTGTSSTTYPSVTATSGPAFRSFVPSASPTRYFPQLSTVQTGATSWKWEAVPNVARTMNFRLTVRDNHAGGPANNSDDAIVTVNTTAGPFTVDSPNTAVSYVGGSTQTIAWNVAGTTANGVNAANVDILLSTDGGNTYPIIIAAATPNDGTQAVTIPNIAGTQNRIMVKGTNHIFFDISNTDFTITGGIIDNTAPTTPTALSASGTTETTTNLSWNASTDDVAVTGYDVYRGTTLMATVTTTTYNVTGLTASTAYTFSVKAKDAAGNISASSNVINVTTAAPFVDTIAPTAPSSLAASGTTTTTTNLTWTASTDNVGVTDYDVYQGTTLIATVNTTTYNVSGLTAATAYSFSVKAKDAAGNISASSNVANVTTPAVVLSYCDSKGNSVNDEYIGKVQFGTINNPSAGGTGYSDFTAIGTDVTIGTSNTITITPTWTGSVYSEGYAVWIDYNQDGDFDDAGELVWSKAASTTNPVSGTITIPASATTGATRMRVSMKYNGIPSSCETFSYGQVEDYTVTIVAEIVDTTAPTAPSALAASGTTETTTNLSWTASTDNIAVVAYDVYIGTTILGTVTTTSANVTGLNPGTAYSFSVKAKDEAGNVSASSNVVNVTTLTPFVDTIAPTAPTTLTASGTTTTTTNLSWNASTDNVGVTAYDVYQGSTLKATVTTTSYNVTGLSSATAYTFSVKAKDEAGNISASSNVVNVTTLSATLTYCASQGNSVADEKIGKVVFGSINNTSTGGTGYTDFTSKSTNVTIGTSNTITITPDWTGTKYKEGYAVWIDYNQDGDFNDAGELVWSKAASTTTPVSGSFTIPANAKLGTTRMRVSMKYNGIPTACETFSYGQVEDYTVNITSVSKETETSRSSISDIKVYPNPTSSLLNVTSVSENATYRVYNMLGQTVMNGKLSNGSVDVSIINEGNYILEVTDKGTSTVKRFIKK